In Prunus dulcis chromosome 1, ALMONDv2, whole genome shotgun sequence, the following are encoded in one genomic region:
- the LOC117615517 gene encoding dual specificity protein phosphatase 1 isoform X2: MDQMDESLKKQIAALLRIIHVTRCSKEDNVPCQIEEGLFLGSIGAANNKEELKNLNITHILTVANSFEPSYPNDFVYKIINVADRVSTDLKQHFDESIDYIDEAKRSGGGVLVHCFVGRSRSVTIVVAYLMKKHGMNLSQALEHVKSRRPQAAPNSGFISQLQSFERSLHDEENKTT; the protein is encoded by the exons ATGGATCAGATGGATGAATCCCTTAAGAAACAAATTGCAGCATTGTTGAGAATTATACATGTGACAAGATGCTCCAAAGAGGACAATGTTCCATGCCAAATTGAAGAG GGTCTCTTCTTGGGTTCTATTGGAGCTGCTAATAACAAGGAGGAACTAAAAAACTTAAACATTACACACATTTTGACTGTGGCTAACTCATTTGAACCTTCATATCCAAATGATTTTGTGTATAAGATTATAAATG TTGCGGACAGAGTATCAACAGATTTAAAGCAGCACTTTGATGAGAGTATTGATTATATTGATGAAGCTAAAAGATCTGGTGGTGGTGTGTTGGTTCATTGCTTTGTGGGAAGATCCAGAAG TGTGACTATTGTTGTTGCATATCTGATGAAAAAGCATGGCATGAACCTATCTCAAGCTCTTGAGCATGTGAAGAGCAGACGACCTCAGGCAGCTCCAAATTCTGGTTTCATATCACAACTGCAGAGCTTTGAGAGGTCTCTTCATG ATGAAGAGAACAAGACAACATAA
- the LOC117615517 gene encoding dual specificity protein phosphatase 1 isoform X1, with translation MDQMDESLKKQIAALLRIIHVTRCSKEDNVPCQIEEGLFLGSIGAANNKEELKNLNITHILTVANSFEPSYPNDFVYKIINVADRVSTDLKQHFDESIDYIDEAKRSGGGVLVHCFVGRSRSVTIVVAYLMKKHGMNLSQALEHVKSRRPQAAPNSGFISQLQSFERSLHADEENKTT, from the exons ATGGATCAGATGGATGAATCCCTTAAGAAACAAATTGCAGCATTGTTGAGAATTATACATGTGACAAGATGCTCCAAAGAGGACAATGTTCCATGCCAAATTGAAGAG GGTCTCTTCTTGGGTTCTATTGGAGCTGCTAATAACAAGGAGGAACTAAAAAACTTAAACATTACACACATTTTGACTGTGGCTAACTCATTTGAACCTTCATATCCAAATGATTTTGTGTATAAGATTATAAATG TTGCGGACAGAGTATCAACAGATTTAAAGCAGCACTTTGATGAGAGTATTGATTATATTGATGAAGCTAAAAGATCTGGTGGTGGTGTGTTGGTTCATTGCTTTGTGGGAAGATCCAGAAG TGTGACTATTGTTGTTGCATATCTGATGAAAAAGCATGGCATGAACCTATCTCAAGCTCTTGAGCATGTGAAGAGCAGACGACCTCAGGCAGCTCCAAATTCTGGTTTCATATCACAACTGCAGAGCTTTGAGAGGTCTCTTCATG CAGATGAAGAGAACAAGACAACATAA
- the LOC117616275 gene encoding probable aspartic proteinase GIP2, whose protein sequence is MAASLHFFHLLLLISFFLCNLNLSLAKPSHPPNGLIFHVSKDVSTLQYMTTIHHGTPLVPTKLVVDLGGPFLWLNCGSSSSPSRLISQGSIQCLAAKPKIHDLGSKNYLSSNDNNNKCHVFPENSINQMATQGELVQDIMAIQVIDGSSKTESGSITTLDSNFLFSCAPMFLLNGLASGARGMLGLGRTQISMASQISAKLSSKLQFMLCLSSSNGVILHNNGHFVSEISNSLTYTYTYTPFLTNQHEYFINLKYIKISGKRLSLNKEGFREGIKLSTTVPYTTMESSVYVTFTRAYEQAAMAMNMTRVAPVAPFGLCFSSEQAEGRGVGPKVPAIDLVLQSEMVKWRIHGRNSMVQVSNQVMCLGFLDGGSDLKTSIVIGGYQLEDTLLHFDLSASVLGFSSQTSCSDLRLDFALKDSL, encoded by the coding sequence ATGGCTGCTTCTCTGCATTttttccatcttcttcttttgatctctttctttttgtgcAATCTCAACTTATCTCTAGCAAAACCCTCTCACCCACCAAATGGTCTAATTTTTCATGTGTCCAAGGATGTGTCAACCCTCCAGTATATGACCACAATTCATCATGGCACTCCACTTGTGCCCACCAAGCTTGTGGTTGATCTTGGCGGTCCATTCCTCTGGCTCAACTGTGGGTCATCATCATCTCCTAGCCGTCTGATTTCTCAGGGCTCGATCCAATGCTTAGCAGCAAAGCCAAAAATCCATGATCTGGGAAGTAAGAACTACCTCTCTAGCAatgacaacaacaacaagTGTCATGTTTTCCCAGAAAACAGCATCAACCAGATGGCAACACAAGGGGAGTTAGTGCAAGACATTATGGCCATCCAAGTCATAGATGGGTCATCAAAGACAGAGTCAGGTTCAATCACCACCCTTGATTCCAATTTCCTGTTTTCTTGTGCACCTATGTTCCTTTTGAATGGCTTAGCAAGTGGTGCCAGAGGAATGTTAGGCCTTGGAAGGACTCAGATTTCAATGGCCTCACAAATCTCTGCCAAACTCAGCTCCAAATTGCAATTCATGCTCTGCCTATCTTCATCAAATGGGGTCATATTACACAACAATGGCCACTTTGTCTCTGAAATTTCAAACTCACTCACatacacatacacatacacaCCCTTCCTCACCAACCAACACGAGTATTTTATCAACTTGAAGTACATTAAAATCAGTGGCAAGAGATTATCTCTAAACAAAGAGGGTTTTAGAGAAGGGATTAAGCTAAGCACAACTGTTCCTTACACTACCATGGAGAGCTCAGTTTATGTTACATTTACCAGAGCTTATGAGCAGGCAGCTATGGCTATGAACATGACCAGAGTGGCTCCTGTGGCACCATTTGGGCTCTGTTTTAGTTCAGAACAGGCTGAGGGCAGAGGGGTCGGTCCAAAAGTGCCTGCTATTGATCTGGTGCTGCAGAGTGAGATGGTGAAGTGGAGAATTCATGGTAGAAATTCAATGGTTCAGGTGAGCAACCAAGTGATGTGCTTGGGGTTTTTGGATGGAGGTTCTGACTTGAAGACTTCCATTGTAATTGGAGGATACCAATTAGAGGATACTCTTCTGCATTTTGATTTGAGTGCTTCTGTGCTGGGATTTAGCAGTCAAACAAGTTGTTCAGACTTGAGATTAGATTTTGCGCTTAAAGATTCATTGTAA
- the LOC117616514 gene encoding probable aspartic proteinase GIP2 translates to MASSFHCLLFCSLVLQIITTTPSLAKAASFRPKALVLPVTKDPSTLQYLTNLSQRTPLVPIKLTVDLGGQYLWVDCEQGYVSSTYKPARCNSAQCSLSNSKACTTECYSSPKPGCNNNTCSLSPDNTVTRTGTSGDLGQDIVSLQSTDGFTPGRVVSVPNLLFTCGSTFLLDGLANGVKGMAGLGRAKIGLPSQFASAFSFHRKFAICLTSSTKSNGIVIFGDGPYSLLPGIDVSEQLIFTPLILNPVSTASAYFQGEPSTEYFINVKSIKINDKAVALNTSLLKIDSEGYGGTKISTVNPYTVLETSIYNAVVDAFVKTVAEIPRVKAVAPFGACFDSKNIGSTRVGPAVPAIDLVLQSESVYWRVFGANSMVAVSDDVLCLGFVDGGERPGTSIVIGGHQLEDNLLQFDLAASRLGFSSSPFFRRTTCANFNFTSTA, encoded by the coding sequence ATGGCTTCCTCATTTCATTGCCTTCTCTTTTGCTCACTGGTTCTCCAAATCATCACCACCACTCCCTCACTAGCCAAAGCTGCATCTTTCAGACCCAAGGCCCTTGTTCTTCCAGTCACCAAAGACCCTTCCACACTCCAATACCTCACCAACTTAAGCCAAAGAACCCCTCTTGTCCCCATAAAACTCACTGTCGATCTTGGCGGTCAATACCTTTGGGTTGACTGCGAACAAGGCTACGTCTCATCCACCTACAAGCCTGCTCGTTGCAACTCTGCTCAGTGCTCATTGTCAAACTCCAAGGCTTGTACGACAGAGTGCTACTCTTCCCCCAAGCCAGGCTGCAACAACAACACATGCAGTCTCTCCCCCGATAACACCGTGACTAGAACCGGCACGAGCGGTGACCTTGGCCAGGACATTGTGTCACTCCAATCCACAGATGGGTTTACTCCTGGTAGGGTTGTTTCTGTCCCCAATTTGCTCTTCACTTGCGGTTCCACGTTTCTGTTGGATGGCCTGGCCAATGGTGTCAAGGGCATGGCTGGCCTTGGCAGGGCTAAAATTGGGCTTCCTTCCCAATTTGCTTCCGCTTTTAGCTTCCATCGAAAATTCGCAATTTGCTTGACCTCTTCAACAAAGTCTAATGGTATTGTCATCTTCGGGGACGGGCCTTATAGTCTGCTTCCCGGAATTGATGTCTCCGAGCAACTTATTTTCACCCCATTGATCCTCAACCCTGTTAGCACTGCAAGTGCTTACTTCCAAGGAGAGCCTTCTACAGAATACTTCATCAATGTGAAGTCAATCAAGATCAACGACAAGGCCGTTGCTTTGAACACTTCATTGCTGAAAATTGACAGTGAAGGGTATGGCGGCACAAAGATTAGCACTGTGAATCCATACACAGTCTTGGAGACCTCAATCTACAACGCCGTGGTCGATGCATTTGTGAAAACAGTTGCTGAAATCCCAAGAGTGAAGGCAGTAGCACCATTTGGAGCATGCTTCGATTCAAAGAACATTGGAAGCACAAGGGTTGGGCCTGCAGTGCCTGCTATTGACCTAGTGTTGCAGAGTGAGAGTGTGTACTGGAGGGTGTTTGGAGCAAATTCGATGGTGGCGGTGAGCGATGACGTGTTGTGTTTGGGGTTTGTGGATGGAGGTGAGAGGCCAGGGACTTCAATTGTGATCGGAGGGCATCAGTTGGAGGACAATCTTCTGCAGTTTGATTTGGCTGCTTCTAGGCTTGGGTTCAGCTCCTCACCGTTCTTCAGACGAACAACTTGTGCCAACTTCAACTTCACATCTACTGCTTAG
- the LOC117614024 gene encoding probable aspartic proteinase GIP2 gives MASSSIHSLLLFCSLLLSIHMILSSQAKPSSLKPQALVLPIAKDASTLQYITTIKQGTPPVTLKLTVDLGGQFLWVDCDEGQYISSTYKPAYCNATQCSIANSKECNWECFFPKRPGCNNRTCILFPDNTVIGSADNNGEVGQDILWGPHSTDGSHPGPKVSNIPNFIFACSSNTFYGVLGLANGVKGMAGLGRTRIAIPTQFASAYKLPRKFAICLPSSARSYGVVFFGDGPYVLAPKIDVYKSLTFTKLILNPVNTGNAFDPDEPSAEYFINVKSIKVNEKIVSLNTSLLAIDQNGYGGTKISTVNPYTVLESTIYKAFVDAFVKEMPGHIKRVASVEPFGACFDSTHIGITRVGPAVPSIEFVLQSEGVYWRVSGANSMVQVSKDVLCLGFVGAEQRQRYSFESPTTSIVIGGHQLEDNLLQFDLANKRLGFSSSLLSRETSCANFNFTSTAVI, from the coding sequence ATGGCTTCCTCATCTATTCATAGCCTACTTCTCTTTTGCTCCCTTCTACTCTCGATCCACATGATCCTCTCATCACAAGCCAAACCATCATCACTCAAACCCCAAGCCCTAGTTCTTCCCATAGCCAAAGACGCTTCTACCCTCCAATACATCACCACCATCAAGCAAGGGACCCCACCGGTAACCCTAAAGCTAACCGTTGACCTCGGTGGTCAATTCCTCTGGGTTGACTGCGACGAAGGCCAGTACATCTCGTCCACCTACAAGCCTGCCTACTGCAACGCAACACAATGCTCCATTGCAAACTCCAAAGAATGCAACTGGGAATGCTTCTTCCCCAAAAGGCCAGGCTGCAACAACCGCACCTGCATCCTCTTCCCAGACAACACCGTGATTGGCTCTGCCGACAACAATGGAGAGGTTGGTCAGGACATCCTGTGGGGCCCACATTCCACAGATGGGTCCCACCCCGGCCCAAAGGTCTCTAACATTCCAAACTTCATCTTCGCTTGTAGTAGCAATACATTTTACGGTGTCCTTGGCCTTGCCAATGGTGTCAAGGGCATGGCTGGTCTAGGCAGAACCAGAATCGCTATCCCCACCCAGTTTGCCTCCGCTTATAAACTCCCTAGAAAATTCGCCATTTGCTTGCCTTCTTCGGCTAGATCATACGGTGTTGTTTTCTTCGGGGATGGGCCGTATGTTCTGGCTCCCAAGATTGATGTGTATAAGTCGTTGACTTTCACCAAGTTGATCCTCAACCCTGTCAATACAGGCAATGCTTTTGATCCGGATGAGCCTTCTGCCGAATATTTCATAAATGTGAAGTCAATCAAAGTCAACGAAAAAATCGTGTCACTAAATACTTCTTTGCTAGCGATTGATCAAAATGGTTATGGTGGCACAAAAATCAGCACCGTCAATCCTTACACCGTCTTGGAGAGCACAATCTACAAAGCTTTTGTTGATGCGTTTGTGAAAGAAATGCCTGGTCATATTAAGAGAGTGGCTTCTGTAGAGCCTTTTGGAGCTTGCTTTGACTCCACCCACATTGGAATTACACGTGTGGGCCCGGCTGTTCCTAGCATTGAATTTGTGTTGCAAAGTGAGGGTGTGTACTGGAGGGTGTCTGGAGCAAATTCCATGGTGCAAGTGAGCAAGGATGTGTTGTGTTTGGGGTTTGTGGGTGCTGAGCAAAGGCAACGCTACTCATTTGAGAGCCCAACGACGTCGATTGTGATCGGAGGGCATCAGTTGGAGGACAATCTTCTTCAGTTTGATCTGGCTAAcaagaggcttgggttcagcTCATCACTTTTGTCTCGGGAGACAAGTTGTGCTAACTTCAACTTCACATCTACTGCTGTGATTTAA
- the LOC117614034 gene encoding uncharacterized protein LOC117614034, protein MTIPKTVKDIQSLTGRVAALTRFISKATDRCAPFFKALKGTKRNITWTAECETAFSELKEYMGRAPLLSTPEHGDILVVYLSVSASAVSSVLIRSKDNAEHPVHYVSKALQDAVRYPDIEKLAFALVLQKPETSGRLVKWAIELGEFDIHYKPRPAMRGQAVADFLSEFTEPQASAATQLITEPNPSPSQDQTPTKNTLDLTQPLWTLFVDGSSNAQGCGAGLVLVSPDKVALEYALRFNFQASNNEAEYEALLAGLRLAKEMDARQIQIFSDSQLVVHQVNQDFTAKDASMTAYLQHARHLLATFHAHSIKQVPRSENSHADALARLASALEQGMGRHIHIEFLAQPSTQAPLICTIDHSPTWMDPILQFLQNQTLPANPAEARRVRHRSARYLIINGSLYKRGFSLPYLRCLTPEEGHYVLREIHEGICGNHSGARSLAHKAIRQGYFWPSLHTDAQAFTQKCDKCQRFANIPQLPAEPLTAMVSPWPFAQWGLDLIGPMPEGKGQVKYAVVAVDYFTKWAEAEALATITAARIESFIRLCFASPAHPQSNGQVEAVNKIIKKTLKTKLDKAKGCWPELLLEVLWSYRTTFRTSTGETPFSLSFGTEAVAPVEIGQPTYRTSTYDATANDEQLALNLDFIDELRDQSSMRNVAYKQRIAKYYDSRVKPRAFKMGDWVMRKVSLATKNPNEGTLGPTWEGPYEIIKICRPGTYQLRDSTGKTLPHPWNADHLKYYYK, encoded by the exons ATGACAATACCTAAGACGGTCAAGGATATCCAAAGCCTTACAGGGCGTGTTGCTGCCCTGACCAGATTTATCTCCAAGGCCACTGACCGCTGCGCCCCATTCTTCAAGGCCCTTAAGGGCACTAAGCGAAACATCACCTGGACTGCTGAGTGTGAGACAGCTTTCAGCGAGCTCAAGGAGTACATGGGCCGAGCCCCTTTATTGTCAACACCTGAGCACGGAGACATCCTCGTGGTTTATCTCTCCGTCTCAGCTTCGGCCGTTAGCTCAGTGCTCATTCGATCGAAGGACAACGCGGAGCACCCAGTGCATTATGTTAGTAAGGCATTGCAAGATGCAGTTCGATACCCAGACATCGAAAAATTGGCGTTCGCCCTG GTGTTGCAGAAGCCAGAAACCTCTGGGAGACTGGTTAAATGGGCTATTGAACTTGGCGAGTTTGATATTCATTACAAACCCCGCCCGGCTATGAGGGGGCAGGCCGTTGCTGACTTCTTATCTGAATTCACGGAGCCCCAAGCTTCTGCAGCTACCCAGCTCATAACCGAACCCAATCCCTCTCCGAGCCAGGACCAAacccccaccaaaaacactCTCGACCTAACCCAGCCCCTGTGGACCTTATTCGTGGATGGCTCTTCTAATGCCCAGGGGTGTGGGGCCGGCCTCGTTCTCGTCTCCCCAGACAAGGTTGCCCTCGAGTACGCCCTCCGCTTCAATTTTCAAGCCTCCAACAATGAGGCCGAATATGAAGCACTCTTAGCTGGTCTTCGCCTAGCCAAAGAGATGGACGCCAGGCAAATTCAGATCTTCAGCGATTCACAACTCGTGGTCCACCAGGTCAACCAGGACTTCACGGCTAAGGATGCCTCTATGACGGCTTACCTCCAGCACGCTCGGCACTTGCTGGCAACCTTCCACGCCCACTCTATCAAGCAAGTGCCGCGCTCAGAGAATAGCCATGCCGATGCACTAGCCAGGTTGGCCTCAGCCTTGGAGCAAGGAATGGGTCGCCACATCCACATCGAGTTTTTGGCCCAGCCCAGCACACAAGCCCCACTCATCTGCACTATTGATCACAGCCCTACATGGATGGACCCCATCCTCCAGTTCTTGCAGAACCAAACACTACCGGCTAACCCAGCCGAGGCACGACGCGTTCGCCATCGCTCTGCCCGTTACCTGATCATTAACGGCTCCTTATATAAGCGGGGCTTCAGCCTTCCTTACCTCCGATGCCTGACTCCAGAAGAGGGTCACTATGTCCTCCGAGAAATCCATGAAGGCATCTGCGGTAACCACTCGGGCGCACGCTCGCTAGCCCATAAGGCAATCCGCCAAGGATACTTCTGGCCTTCACTCCACACGGACGCCCAGGCCTTCACCCAGAAATGCGACAAGTGTCAGCGATTTGCCAACATCCCACAACTCCCGGCTGAACCGTTGACCGCCATGGTCAGCCCTTGGCCATTTGCCCAATGGGGACTGGATCTCATTGGACCTATGCCAGAGGGCAAGGGCCAGGTCAAATATGCAGTTGTGGCCgttgactacttcaccaagtgGGCTGAAGCCGAGGCCCTGGCCACTATCACCGCGGCTCGCATCGAATCTTTT ATTCGTCTATGCTTCGCCTCCCCAGCCCATCCTCAGTCCAATGGCCAGGTCGAAGCCgtgaacaaaattatcaagaagACCCTCAAGACAAAACTTGACAAAGCCAAGGGCTGCTGGCCAGAACTACTCCTGGAAGTACTCTGGTCCTACCGCACCACCTTCCGCACATCCACGGGTGAGACGCCATTCTCCCTATCATTTGGAACCGAGGCCGTGGCTCCGGTAGAGATTGGCCAGCCCACATACCGAACGTCCACTTACGACGCCACGGCCAATGACGAGCAGTTGGCACTCAACCTCGACTTCATTGACGAGCTCCGGGACCAATCGAGCATGCGCAATGTCGCGTACAAACAACGCATCGCCAAATACTACGACTCCCGAGTCAAGCCCCGTGCTTTCAAAATgggggactgggtcatgcgcaaggtttCCTTGGCTACCAAAAATCCCAACGAAGGTACCCTCGGCCCTACATGGGAAGGTCCTTACgagattatcaaaatctgcCGCCCCGGCACTTATCAGCTTCGCGACTCAACAGGCAAGACGCTGCCTCACCCGTGGAACGCTGACCACCTCAAGTACTATTACAAGTAA
- the LOC117616651 gene encoding uncharacterized protein LOC117616651 has protein sequence MKKSMSVQVCFTFIRVLKVLSPPTPPPLPLLARRFMASNSKGDNDMAKNISSISPISYGDPCHDLCFHVKSPDNVVGLCLLPPEPSDEEREQQNKATLNYLKQLLPVAWSHNSLTTLKLIFNLNSLESPGEK, from the coding sequence ATGAAGAAATCAATGTCAGTGCAAGTATGTTTCACTTTCATCAGGGTTCTGAAAGTCTTGTCTCCTCCTACTCCTCCTCCGCTTCCACTGCTCGCAAGAAGATTCATGGCTTCCAACTCCAAGGGTGACAATGACATGGCCAAGAACATCTCCTCCATCTCCCCTATTTCCTACGGTGATCCCTGCCATGATCTGTGTTTCCACGTGAAATCACCAGACAACGTCGTAGGACTGTGTCTCCTACCACCAGAGCCCAGTGATGAAGAGCGGGAGCAGCAGAACAAGGCCACCCTAAACTATCTGAAGCAACTGCTGCCGGTGGCCTGGTCCCACAATTCCCTAACCACCCTCAAGCTCATCTTCAATCTCAACTCTCTCGAGAGTCCTGGCGAAAAATAG